The following proteins come from a genomic window of Lachnoclostridium phytofermentans ISDg:
- a CDS encoding trans-sulfuration enzyme family protein produces MDKFNKISTTLIHGGIDGDERTGAVNVPIYQTSTYKQEGLGKHKGYEYSRTGNPTREALEKLIADLEEGLYGLAFASGMAATTAVLTLFETGDKILISKNVYGGTFRVLDKIFSQFGIHYEIVDTNDLELLENSLSEEVKAVFIESPANPLMTVTDIKAVSEVTKKQGKLLIVDNTFMTPYLQRPLTLGADIVVHSATKYLGGHSDLIAGLAVVNDDALAKKLYFIQNATGGILQPFDAFLLIRGMKTLGVRLDRHQENAKAVAEWLLDQDAVKNVYYPGLTTFEGYEIQRKQADGPGAMISFELNEGYHIEKFFGELKLITLAESLGGVESLVCHPASMTHASIPEEIRKQVGISNQLIRLSVGIENKEDIIADLKNAILLAK; encoded by the coding sequence ATGGACAAATTTAATAAGATTTCAACAACATTAATTCATGGAGGTATTGACGGAGATGAGAGAACTGGAGCAGTGAATGTTCCAATCTATCAGACGTCAACTTATAAACAGGAAGGGTTAGGAAAGCATAAGGGATATGAATATTCGAGAACCGGAAATCCCACTAGAGAAGCCCTTGAGAAACTTATTGCTGATTTAGAGGAAGGCTTATATGGGTTGGCATTTGCCTCAGGTATGGCAGCCACGACAGCTGTTTTAACCTTATTTGAAACGGGTGACAAGATATTAATATCAAAAAATGTGTATGGTGGAACCTTCCGAGTGCTAGATAAAATTTTTAGTCAGTTTGGTATCCATTATGAGATCGTAGATACGAATGATTTAGAACTTCTTGAAAATTCTTTGTCTGAAGAAGTTAAGGCTGTATTTATTGAAAGCCCTGCAAATCCTTTAATGACAGTAACGGATATTAAAGCCGTATCGGAAGTTACTAAAAAGCAGGGGAAATTATTAATCGTTGATAACACATTTATGACTCCGTATTTACAACGCCCTCTGACACTTGGAGCTGACATTGTAGTCCATAGTGCAACAAAGTACTTAGGTGGGCATAGTGATCTTATTGCAGGGCTAGCTGTTGTAAATGATGATGCTCTGGCAAAAAAATTATACTTTATACAGAATGCAACAGGGGGAATTCTTCAACCGTTTGATGCCTTTTTGTTAATACGTGGAATGAAAACTCTAGGGGTTAGGCTAGACCGCCATCAGGAGAATGCAAAGGCTGTAGCGGAGTGGCTTTTAGATCAAGATGCAGTAAAAAATGTATATTATCCGGGGCTGACAACATTTGAAGGCTATGAAATCCAGAGGAAGCAAGCAGACGGACCGGGTGCTATGATATCCTTTGAATTGAACGAGGGGTATCATATCGAAAAGTTTTTTGGTGAATTAAAGCTGATAACACTAGCAGAAAGCCTTGGCGGTGTAGAATCACTAGTATGCCATCCAGCCAGCATGACACATGCGTCGATACCGGAGGAAATAAGAAAGCAAGTTGGAATATCAAATCAATTAATCCGCCTCTCGGTTGGAATTGAAAACAAAGAAGATATTATTGCAGACCTTAAGAATGCAATACTTTTAGCTAAATAA
- a CDS encoding ABC transporter ATP-binding protein: protein MIVKVENLVKRYKDLLALDHLNLCIEKGEIFGLLGPNGSGKSTAIGCILALLNFDKGNIEVFGKPMRPDSYDLKRKIGVVLQNVAVFNELTVYDNIDYFCGLYVKDKNERKKLVREAIEFVGLEDFTKFYPKKLSGGLLRRLNIACGIAHKPELIILDEPTVAVDPQSRNRILEGIVDLNKKGATIIYTTHYMEEVEQICSRVAIIDKGKTIAVGTKEQLKAMIKTGETICIEVLELDEKHLDNIKELPHVYKVDYVDQKLLISCSGGKHNLIRVLNYLQSNEVAFGRVYTELPTLNDVFLEITGKELRD from the coding sequence ATGATCGTTAAAGTTGAAAATCTCGTAAAAAGATATAAAGATCTCCTAGCTCTTGACCACTTGAACTTATGTATAGAAAAAGGTGAAATCTTTGGTCTGCTAGGTCCAAATGGGTCTGGTAAATCAACTGCTATTGGATGTATCTTAGCTTTGCTAAACTTTGATAAAGGAAATATTGAGGTTTTTGGGAAACCTATGAGACCAGATAGCTACGATTTGAAACGTAAAATCGGAGTGGTTCTTCAAAATGTAGCAGTTTTTAACGAATTAACTGTCTATGACAATATCGATTATTTCTGTGGTTTATATGTAAAAGATAAAAATGAAAGAAAAAAGCTTGTAAGGGAAGCAATCGAGTTTGTTGGGTTAGAGGATTTCACAAAGTTTTATCCTAAAAAATTATCCGGTGGTTTGTTACGCCGATTAAATATTGCTTGTGGAATAGCTCATAAACCAGAATTAATTATCTTGGATGAACCCACCGTAGCAGTAGACCCGCAAAGTAGAAACCGGATATTAGAAGGTATTGTGGATTTAAATAAGAAAGGTGCAACAATTATCTATACCACTCATTACATGGAAGAAGTTGAACAAATTTGCAGTCGTGTTGCTATTATTGATAAAGGTAAAACGATAGCAGTGGGTACGAAGGAACAATTAAAAGCTATGATAAAGACGGGTGAGACCATCTGCATTGAAGTATTAGAGTTGGATGAGAAGCATCTTGATAATATAAAAGAGCTTCCTCATGTTTATAAAGTTGATTATGTCGACCAGAAACTATTAATTAGTTGCAGTGGAGGAAAGCATAACCTAATTCGAGTTCTTAACTATCTACAGTCAAATGAAGTAGCATTTGGCCGTGTCTATACAGAACTTCCAACCCTAAATGACGTTTTCCTTGAAATAACCGGCAAGGAGCTTAGAGATTAA
- a CDS encoding PLP-dependent cysteine synthase family protein, producing the protein MVLLSITMFDICAQVCAGIEVAMLYDNMQELIGNTPLVKLNYVGVPKEVNLYAKLEYWNPSGSVKDRTGLYMIKDAEEKGLLRRGATIIEATAGNTGLGIAMAALNRGYRVIFVVPTKFSVEKQTLLRALGAEIINTPREEGMQGANHKASELLNEIPGSISLRQFDNLANPKAHYETTGKEIYQDLGDSIHYFIAGAGSGGTYSGIVKYLKERNPKIQGILADPVGSTMGGGEHADYDIEGIGNDFIAGTMDMSLVDDVVKITDTEAFEGARLLALKEGIIAGSSSGAALAAVIKLAEKVKKGNIVTLFPDRGDRYFSKNLYL; encoded by the coding sequence GTGGTTTTATTAAGTATCACTATGTTTGACATTTGCGCACAAGTCTGCGCAGGAATTGAGGTTGCTATGTTATATGATAATATGCAGGAGTTAATCGGGAATACGCCCCTTGTGAAATTAAATTATGTAGGGGTTCCAAAGGAAGTGAATTTATATGCAAAGCTAGAATATTGGAACCCTTCCGGAAGTGTAAAGGATAGAACCGGGCTTTATATGATAAAGGATGCAGAAGAAAAAGGGTTATTAAGAAGAGGAGCAACAATCATTGAGGCAACTGCGGGGAATACAGGCTTAGGAATTGCTATGGCAGCCTTAAACCGTGGATACCGGGTTATCTTTGTTGTGCCTACGAAATTTTCTGTAGAAAAACAAACCTTATTACGCGCTCTAGGTGCAGAGATTATCAATACACCACGTGAGGAAGGAATGCAAGGTGCGAATCATAAGGCATCAGAACTGTTAAATGAAATTCCGGGTTCGATATCTCTTCGTCAGTTTGATAACCTTGCAAATCCCAAAGCGCATTATGAAACGACAGGTAAAGAAATATATCAAGATTTAGGGGACTCGATTCATTACTTTATTGCAGGTGCAGGCAGCGGTGGCACCTATTCTGGAATCGTTAAGTATTTAAAGGAGAGAAATCCTAAGATACAAGGTATATTAGCTGACCCTGTTGGATCTACCATGGGAGGCGGAGAACATGCTGATTATGATATTGAGGGGATTGGAAACGATTTTATTGCAGGAACAATGGATATGAGTTTAGTGGATGATGTTGTAAAGATAACGGATACGGAAGCATTTGAAGGGGCGAGACTGCTGGCATTAAAAGAGGGAATAATTGCAGGGTCATCCTCTGGTGCAGCTTTGGCAGCAGTAATAAAATTAGCAGAGAAAGTTAAAAAAGGAAACATTGTAACCCTATTTCCGGATCGAGGGGATAGATACTTCAGTAAAAATTTATACTTATAA
- a CDS encoding class I SAM-dependent methyltransferase, giving the protein MQQTEASMTAKICAFTRAYHSKFASNKVYDDYLAYEMIGEKEFELIKDMLDKMMKKQDFQLSESTWDRALDEFVSPIILSRIKYTETCLKKYVEDSNEIQYVNCGAGMDSFAFRNTDKRIQIFELDHPNTHHYKLNRIKQLEWLIPNNVHHISIDFDKQNMMESLIEAGFQPAKKTFFAILGVTYYLELESFAKIIRDMSQLTDNESIVVLDYPDSNLFDHELGRMKILKNLTNRLGEEMKGVMSREELTKVFGINGFTIIESQDAKEIQNNLLNNSSLKAYQNVNFITAKKEKEI; this is encoded by the coding sequence ATGCAACAAACCGAAGCCAGTATGACAGCGAAAATATGTGCATTTACTAGAGCCTATCATTCAAAATTTGCATCAAATAAAGTTTATGACGATTATTTGGCTTATGAAATGATAGGAGAGAAGGAATTTGAGCTTATAAAAGATATGCTTGATAAGATGATGAAGAAGCAAGATTTTCAATTATCTGAATCTACGTGGGATAGAGCGTTGGATGAGTTTGTTTCACCAATCATACTATCAAGAATAAAGTATACAGAAACATGTTTAAAAAAATATGTTGAAGATAGCAATGAAATACAATACGTTAATTGCGGTGCTGGTATGGATTCATTTGCATTTCGTAATACAGATAAACGGATTCAGATATTTGAATTGGATCACCCCAATACACATCACTATAAGTTAAATAGAATAAAACAATTGGAGTGGTTGATTCCAAACAATGTACATCATATTTCTATTGATTTTGACAAGCAAAATATGATGGAATCGTTAATAGAAGCAGGTTTTCAACCAGCTAAAAAGACATTCTTTGCAATACTTGGAGTGACCTATTATCTAGAATTAGAGTCTTTCGCTAAAATCATCAGAGATATGTCGCAGCTTACAGATAATGAAAGTATTGTGGTACTAGATTATCCGGACAGTAATTTATTTGATCATGAATTAGGTAGAATGAAGATACTAAAGAATTTGACAAATCGGTTGGGAGAAGAGATGAAAGGGGTAATGAGCCGTGAGGAATTAACTAAGGTATTTGGTATAAATGGATTTACCATTATAGAAAGTCAAGATGCTAAGGAGATTCAAAATAATCTTCTTAATAATAGCTCATTAAAAGCATACCAAAACGTCAATTTTATTACAGCAAAAAAAGAGAAGGAGATATAA
- a CDS encoding MetQ/NlpA family ABC transporter substrate-binding protein has protein sequence MRKLKKLGILALGLTLAFAVTGCGKKDAAKDNKVVKVGVVGESNEMWVPVIEELKKEGIEVQLVTFTDYNTPNAALNGGEVDLNAFQHYAYLNKEKDNNGYKIDSIGDTFISAMNIYSKKIDNLSGIKEGDKVAVPNDATNEGRALKVLEAAALIELNKAAGDSPEVKDITANPFNLELVEVDAANVYALLPDVTIAVINCNYALDNGLNPGKDSLFQDSVSIYAGKNYVNLIAARTEDLDNEVYKKIVKAYQSDAVKDVYADTFKGSYLAAWEE, from the coding sequence ATGAGAAAATTAAAAAAATTAGGTATTTTAGCGTTAGGATTAACTTTAGCTTTTGCAGTAACAGGATGCGGAAAGAAGGATGCAGCTAAGGATAACAAAGTAGTTAAGGTCGGTGTTGTTGGTGAATCGAATGAAATGTGGGTACCTGTCATTGAAGAACTTAAGAAAGAGGGAATTGAAGTTCAATTAGTAACATTTACAGATTATAATACTCCAAATGCTGCTTTAAATGGGGGTGAAGTTGATTTAAATGCATTCCAGCATTATGCTTATCTTAATAAAGAGAAAGACAACAATGGGTATAAGATTGATTCAATCGGTGATACATTTATCTCCGCAATGAATATCTATTCCAAGAAGATTGATAATTTAAGTGGGATAAAAGAAGGGGATAAGGTTGCAGTTCCTAATGATGCTACTAACGAAGGTAGAGCATTAAAGGTTCTTGAAGCAGCGGCGCTTATCGAATTAAACAAAGCTGCAGGTGACAGCCCGGAAGTGAAGGATATAACTGCAAATCCTTTCAATCTTGAGTTAGTAGAAGTAGATGCAGCAAATGTTTATGCTTTACTTCCAGATGTAACGATTGCAGTAATTAATTGTAATTATGCTTTAGACAATGGTTTAAATCCGGGAAAAGATTCATTATTCCAAGATAGTGTAAGTATCTATGCAGGGAAGAATTATGTAAACCTGATTGCAGCAAGAACTGAAGATTTAGATAATGAAGTGTATAAAAAGATTGTAAAAGCATATCAATCCGACGCAGTAAAAGATGTTTATGCAGATACCTTTAAGGGATCTTATCTAGCTGCATGGGAGGAGTAA
- a CDS encoding methionine ABC transporter ATP-binding protein produces the protein MIRFENLSKTFSSGDRLVDAVKNVNLTIEKGKVYGIIGFSGAGKSTLVRCINLLEKPTEGKVYIGDVELTALKSKELRKQRRKIGMIFQHFNLFASRTVFQNVAYSLKHQGLSKKQIKDKVNELLKLVGLEEKANEYPSKLSGGQKQRVAIARALANDPDILLSDESTSALDPQTTVSILKLLKEVNQKLGITIVIITHEMQVVKEICDRVAVMENGEVVEEGDVFEIFANPQKKITKDFVDSTSNLSRIYNYIDEKAKITELKQGECILRFKYLERSTSEALVSQLSREFSLNINIIFGNIELIGENPIGGLVSIVSGKKEDIDDAIKYLQDKNVGVEVILDARAS, from the coding sequence ATGATTCGATTTGAAAATCTTAGCAAGACATTTTCTTCCGGTGATCGATTGGTTGATGCTGTTAAAAATGTTAATTTAACTATTGAAAAAGGTAAGGTTTATGGCATCATTGGTTTTTCCGGAGCAGGAAAGTCCACCCTAGTAAGGTGTATCAATTTATTAGAGAAACCAACGGAAGGGAAAGTCTACATCGGCGATGTTGAACTTACTGCATTAAAATCAAAGGAACTTAGAAAACAGCGAAGAAAAATTGGAATGATCTTTCAACACTTTAATTTATTTGCATCCAGAACGGTATTCCAAAATGTTGCGTACTCTCTAAAGCATCAAGGTTTATCAAAAAAGCAAATTAAGGATAAAGTCAATGAGTTATTAAAGCTGGTTGGTCTTGAGGAAAAAGCAAATGAATATCCATCAAAACTTTCTGGTGGGCAAAAGCAGAGAGTGGCAATAGCAAGGGCGCTAGCAAATGATCCGGATATCTTACTGAGTGATGAGTCTACCAGTGCGCTAGATCCACAAACTACAGTTTCAATTCTAAAACTGCTTAAAGAAGTTAACCAAAAGCTTGGTATCACAATCGTCATCATCACCCATGAGATGCAGGTAGTAAAAGAAATTTGCGATAGAGTTGCAGTAATGGAGAATGGTGAAGTTGTGGAAGAAGGGGATGTATTTGAGATATTTGCAAACCCACAGAAGAAGATAACAAAGGATTTTGTTGATAGTACTTCAAATCTTTCAAGAATCTATAACTACATAGATGAGAAAGCAAAGATTACAGAACTTAAACAAGGGGAGTGTATCTTACGATTCAAGTACTTGGAGAGAAGCACATCAGAGGCTCTCGTATCACAGTTGTCAAGGGAATTTTCATTGAACATTAATATCATTTTTGGAAACATTGAGCTTATTGGTGAAAATCCAATCGGTGGTTTGGTTTCTATCGTAAGTGGTAAGAAGGAAGATATTGATGATGCAATAAAGTATTTACAAGATAAAAATGTTGGAGTGGAGGTGATACTTGATGCAAGAGCTTCTTGA
- a CDS encoding FAD-binding oxidoreductase translates to MAEVNVKILNSIINDGDRILIDKIDDSYLSDALGRIKGHADVVLFPVNVDEVSKIMRYAWENQIPVTPRGAGTNLVGSTVPVEGGIVLDLTRMNQIIEFDEETMTATVEAGVVLADFQEYVEAKGCFYPPDPGEKTATIGGNISTNAGGMRAVKYGVTRDYVRGLEVVLANGEILWVGSKNVKDASGLSLKNLIVGSEGTLAIITKCILKIIPKPEVTLSVLLPYRDVKTAIPGVLTIIKENANPTAIEFIERDVIKLGEDYTGLSFPYPKAGAYILMTFDGRSLELEGNVERVKKSAIKQGALDVLILDSEELLMNVWKIRGCFVKAVEAVSEQEPVDLVVPVNKIVEFISYVSEYEKKSGMRMIRFGHAGDGNIHLCMVRGNRSDDKWEKELQEHLNAIYQKAFLLGGLTSGEHGIGLSKRIFYLKETAPQNLELMRQMKRAFDEREILNRHKTYLA, encoded by the coding sequence ATGGCAGAGGTTAATGTTAAAATATTAAATAGTATAATCAATGATGGTGATAGGATTCTTATTGATAAAATAGATGATAGTTACCTTAGTGATGCGCTGGGACGTATCAAAGGACATGCAGATGTGGTTTTGTTTCCCGTAAATGTAGATGAAGTTTCAAAGATTATGAGATATGCTTGGGAAAACCAGATTCCTGTTACACCAAGGGGCGCAGGAACAAATTTAGTTGGATCTACTGTACCCGTAGAGGGAGGAATTGTACTTGATTTAACAAGAATGAATCAGATCATTGAATTTGATGAAGAAACTATGACTGCCACAGTAGAGGCTGGGGTAGTATTAGCCGATTTTCAAGAGTATGTGGAGGCAAAAGGGTGTTTTTATCCACCGGATCCAGGAGAAAAAACTGCAACAATAGGTGGAAATATCAGCACGAATGCGGGAGGAATGCGTGCTGTTAAATATGGCGTTACCAGGGATTATGTCAGAGGCTTAGAAGTAGTACTTGCCAATGGAGAAATTCTATGGGTCGGGAGTAAGAATGTAAAAGATGCGAGTGGTTTGTCACTTAAAAACCTGATTGTAGGTTCGGAGGGTACCTTAGCAATCATAACAAAGTGCATTCTTAAGATAATCCCCAAACCGGAAGTCACATTAAGTGTACTTCTTCCCTATCGTGATGTTAAGACTGCGATTCCTGGCGTTCTAACTATTATCAAAGAAAACGCAAATCCTACAGCAATTGAATTTATTGAAAGAGATGTTATAAAATTGGGGGAGGATTATACTGGCCTGTCATTCCCGTATCCGAAAGCCGGAGCATACATTTTGATGACCTTTGACGGCCGCAGTCTTGAGTTAGAAGGAAACGTAGAGCGAGTAAAAAAATCGGCAATAAAACAAGGTGCACTTGATGTTTTGATTCTTGATAGTGAAGAATTATTGATGAATGTATGGAAGATAAGAGGTTGTTTTGTTAAGGCGGTAGAAGCAGTATCAGAGCAGGAACCAGTTGATTTAGTGGTACCAGTAAATAAAATCGTTGAATTTATATCTTATGTAAGTGAATATGAGAAAAAATCAGGGATGAGGATGATTCGATTTGGCCATGCTGGGGATGGAAACATCCATCTTTGTATGGTAAGAGGTAACCGAAGCGATGACAAATGGGAAAAAGAATTGCAGGAACATCTGAATGCTATATATCAGAAAGCATTTTTACTCGGAGGACTGACCTCTGGAGAGCATGGTATTGGATTAAGCAAAAGGATTTTTTACCTGAAGGAGACTGCACCACAGAATTTAGAATTGATGCGGCAGATGAAAAGAGCCTTTGATGAGAGGGAGATATTAAATCGACATAAGACATATTTAGCATAG
- a CDS encoding L-lactate dehydrogenase — MAKPRKVIIIGAGHVGSHAGYALAEQGLAEEIIFIDIDREKAKAQALDIYDATVYLPHRVKVKSGDYSDAADADLMVIAVGTNPDKNKGETRMSTLTNTALIIKEVAWHIKNSGFDGMIVSISNPADVITHYLQHLLQYSSNKIISTSTVLDSARLRRAIADAVEIDQKSIYGFVLGEHGESQMVAWSTVSIAGKPILELIKEKPEKYGQIDLSKLSDEARAGGWHILTGKGSTEFGIGASLAEVTRAIFSDEKKVLPVSTLLNGEYGQHDVYASVPTVLGIHGVEEIIELNLTPEEKGKFDASCRTMKENFQYALTLS; from the coding sequence ATGGCAAAACCAAGAAAAGTCATTATTATCGGAGCAGGTCACGTAGGATCTCATGCTGGATATGCACTGGCAGAGCAGGGGCTTGCAGAAGAAATTATCTTTATTGATATTGATAGAGAAAAAGCGAAAGCACAAGCACTGGATATCTACGATGCTACAGTATACCTACCACACAGAGTTAAGGTAAAATCGGGTGATTATAGTGATGCAGCTGATGCAGATCTCATGGTGATTGCAGTAGGAACCAATCCAGATAAAAATAAGGGTGAAACAAGAATGAGTACCCTTACGAATACTGCTCTAATTATTAAAGAGGTAGCTTGGCATATCAAAAATTCAGGTTTTGATGGTATGATTGTTAGCATTTCAAATCCAGCAGATGTAATAACACATTATTTACAGCATTTACTTCAGTACTCATCCAATAAAATTATTTCAACAAGTACGGTACTAGACTCTGCCAGACTTAGAAGAGCAATTGCAGATGCTGTTGAAATTGATCAAAAATCAATCTATGGATTTGTTCTTGGAGAACACGGAGAAAGCCAGATGGTTGCATGGTCAACGGTATCTATAGCTGGAAAACCAATTTTGGAACTAATCAAGGAAAAACCTGAAAAATATGGGCAGATTGATCTTTCTAAGCTTTCTGATGAAGCTAGAGCAGGGGGATGGCATATCCTAACTGGAAAAGGCTCAACGGAATTTGGTATTGGTGCATCACTAGCTGAGGTTACACGAGCCATTTTCTCAGATGAGAAGAAGGTATTACCAGTATCTACTCTCTTAAATGGTGAGTATGGCCAGCATGATGTCTATGCATCTGTTCCTACGGTACTTGGAATTCATGGTGTAGAAGAAATCATTGAGCTAAATTTGACACCTGAAGAAAAGGGAAAATTCGATGCTTCTTGTAGAACAATGAAAGAAAATTTTCAGTATGCATTGACGCTATCATAA
- a CDS encoding methionine ABC transporter permease, translating to MQELLEKYLPNVMSKLPDFYKSISETLQMVLKAGIVIFIIGLLIGIILTVTKKDGILQNLAIYQVLDKVVNFFRSIPFIILLAGLIPLTRLISGTAIGVKGAIVPLIFGTAPFFSRQVETALAEMNPGLIEAAQAMGSGPIEIIFRVLLKECIPGLVRATTITAINLISLTAMAGAIGAGGLGDFAIRFGYQRNQTDVTYASVVVLVLLVSVIQIVGNVVSRKCTH from the coding sequence ATGCAAGAGCTTCTTGAAAAATATCTACCAAATGTAATGTCGAAGCTACCTGACTTTTATAAAAGTATTTCTGAAACGCTACAGATGGTTTTAAAAGCAGGAATCGTGATTTTTATTATTGGATTGTTAATAGGAATTATCCTAACTGTAACAAAAAAGGATGGAATACTTCAAAATCTAGCAATTTATCAGGTTCTTGATAAGGTAGTCAATTTCTTTCGCTCCATTCCGTTTATTATTTTACTTGCAGGTCTGATTCCTCTTACAAGATTGATATCTGGAACAGCAATCGGAGTGAAAGGAGCAATCGTTCCATTGATTTTTGGTACAGCACCATTCTTCTCAAGGCAAGTAGAAACTGCTCTAGCAGAAATGAATCCAGGACTAATTGAAGCTGCGCAAGCGATGGGAAGTGGTCCGATTGAAATCATTTTTCGAGTACTATTAAAGGAATGTATTCCCGGATTAGTCAGAGCAACAACCATAACAGCGATTAACTTAATTAGTTTAACTGCAATGGCTGGAGCTATTGGTGCGGGGGGGCTTGGCGATTTTGCAATCAGATTTGGTTATCAACGTAATCAAACGGATGTAACTTACGCATCAGTGGTTGTTTTAGTGCTACTGGTAAGCGTTATTCAAATTGTTGGTAACGTGGTATCAAGAAAATGTACACATTAG
- a CDS encoding LysR family transcriptional regulator produces MTLQQLRYVITIADCGSMNEAAKQLFISQPSLSGTIKELELEIGFDIFLRSNRGIVITPEGEEFLTYAKQVSEQYRLLEDKYIEKKSKKKFSVSMQHYSFAVKAFVEVVKKVGMEQYEFAVHETKTNEVIENVKNFKSELGVLYLNDFNEQVMTKVLRENSLEFVELFQCDTYVYLWSEHPLANKEVISMKELEEYPCLAFDQGKNNSFYLAEEVKSTYDYKRIIKANDRATMLNLMIGLHGYTLCSGIICEELNGDDYKAVPLVESEKMRIGYIKRKGSIISNNGELYIKELMNYKDMVL; encoded by the coding sequence ATGACACTACAGCAGTTAAGATATGTAATCACGATAGCAGATTGCGGTTCTATGAATGAAGCTGCAAAACAGCTTTTCATCTCACAACCTAGCCTTTCGGGAACGATAAAGGAACTGGAATTAGAAATAGGTTTTGATATCTTTCTTCGTTCGAATCGAGGAATCGTAATAACTCCGGAAGGAGAAGAGTTTCTTACCTATGCAAAGCAAGTATCAGAGCAATATCGGTTATTGGAAGATAAGTATATTGAAAAGAAGTCAAAGAAAAAATTCAGTGTATCTATGCAACATTATAGTTTTGCAGTAAAAGCCTTTGTTGAGGTAGTGAAAAAGGTTGGGATGGAGCAGTATGAATTTGCAGTTCATGAAACTAAGACCAATGAAGTGATAGAAAATGTAAAGAATTTTAAGAGTGAATTAGGAGTATTATATCTCAATGATTTTAATGAACAGGTTATGACTAAGGTTCTTAGAGAGAATAGTTTAGAATTTGTAGAGTTATTTCAATGTGACACTTACGTATATCTTTGGTCTGAGCATCCGCTTGCAAACAAAGAAGTCATTTCTATGAAAGAATTAGAAGAGTACCCATGTCTAGCTTTTGACCAAGGCAAAAATAACTCCTTCTATCTAGCAGAAGAAGTTAAGAGTACTTATGACTACAAACGTATTATTAAAGCAAATGATAGAGCTACAATGTTAAATTTAATGATAGGCTTACATGGATATACCCTATGCTCCGGAATCATTTGCGAGGAATTAAACGGGGATGACTATAAAGCTGTACCTTTGGTTGAAAGTGAAAAAATGAGAATTGGCTACATTAAACGAAAAGGCTCTATTATCAGTAATAATGGTGAATTATATATCAAGGAGCTAATGAATTATAAAGACATGGTGTTATAG